In the Sus scrofa isolate TJ Tabasco breed Duroc chromosome 6, Sscrofa11.1, whole genome shotgun sequence genome, one interval contains:
- the HSBP1 gene encoding heat shock factor-binding protein 1 (The RefSeq protein has 1 substitution compared to this genomic sequence): protein MAETDPKTVQDLTSVVQTLLQQMQDKFQTMSDQIIGRIDDMSSRIDDLEKNIADLMTQAGVEELEGDNEIPATQKS, encoded by the exons ATGGCCGAGACTGACCCCAAGACCGTGCAGGATCTCACCTCGGTG GTGCAGACACTCCTGCAACAGATGCAAGATAAATTTCAGACCATGTCCGACCAGATCATTGGAAGAA TTGATGACATGAGCAGTCGCATTGATGACCTGGAAAAAAACATTGCAGACCTCATGACACAGGCTGGGGTGGAAGAGCTGGAAGGCGACAACAAGATCCCCGCCACACAGAAAAGTTGA